One Cellulomonas sp. NS3 genomic region harbors:
- a CDS encoding ATP-binding protein: MTMVDTLFGLVPVTSTGQQWVARDLQLVNWGGYDGHHRVRLASTATLLSGGSGSGKSTLMDAYIALLMPHTTPFNGASNGGVVGRPRGKDQRNVLSYARGKLDESRTEDGTRESVLRGDGRDTWSAIAMTWADQAGRELTAVRAWYVPAAARVLDDVVAVRATFDGPFDLRDLEPAAADRLGRAAVTAAGLTPFDTDRELTARLHSTLGIGATGDGNKAVALLGRIQAGQQITTVDALYKAMVLEEPDTFATADAVVEQFDKLTGTRDQMITARQQVKALEPIRAHRADIEAAVERLRVIEQAGSFDDGTSPAALWRHERRLGLLRAVEQDLQRRHQDAQRLATETSARVEASRSELDGVKETLWSSGGDRLATAQRELTGARQRLEGVARARTRLDDVVVPALGAAPATQAELDALVQRAGDALADGDTKATARSAFGDAMAEKKDAQDELAGLTAERARVARRQGNIPGDLHQARAALAEAAGLTVDDLPFVAELVEVRTEHEPWRDAFTLALGGFATLLLLDVAHLRAFRAAIDAVPTARRVRFEGVPTGLATDVALDPRTLPGRLDLRATPFTGWLRSELASRFAYVCVDTPGELSQHAKALTRAGQVSDGRQGAHGGQGRANVLGFTNTRLLTHLDQQITRAQQRLELAEAQVVAAEGRLDRHEVERRAFEALREVTWDQVDVASVQAEVDRWSQVIDDVTSGSPEVTRLQQRATELEAATRALTEELGRTKGAAQELGERWSATTDEVDAAQRALDEARTGGITVAADARAYLDALLGGEDGTGTAAAMATPAGALAAFDAVVARASDLLRSDRQAAQQVLGTARDALRRTFETFVERWPDPDLGTDPDASYADFARLLAELETHGLHELEGEWRTSLLRLSGNDLTDLHNALSRSVREIKERIRPVNDILADLPFADEEHRLRIDARDTQSTVVARFRRELRDLREVLQTEATDAERERRYVRMAKVIDRIRRTSPDFADLVDVRRHVRLSAEKVDLEGRHVALYDHIGEKSGGESQELVAFIVGAALRYQLGDAGADRPRYAPVFLDEALIKADARFTGRAIGAWRGLGFQLVIGAPNDKFGALEPHVDLKYVVLKDATGRSRTKLVAGVPDGTGA, encoded by the coding sequence ATGACGATGGTCGACACGCTGTTCGGGCTGGTCCCCGTCACCTCGACGGGCCAGCAGTGGGTCGCGCGCGACCTCCAGCTCGTCAACTGGGGCGGGTACGACGGACACCACCGTGTGCGGCTCGCGTCGACCGCGACGCTGCTCTCGGGCGGGTCCGGGTCCGGCAAGTCGACGCTCATGGACGCGTACATCGCGCTGCTCATGCCGCACACGACCCCGTTCAACGGGGCCTCGAACGGCGGGGTCGTCGGGCGCCCGCGCGGCAAGGACCAGCGCAACGTGCTGTCCTACGCGCGCGGCAAGCTCGACGAGTCCCGCACCGAGGACGGCACGCGCGAGAGCGTGCTGCGCGGCGACGGGCGCGACACGTGGTCCGCGATCGCGATGACGTGGGCCGACCAGGCGGGCCGCGAGCTCACCGCCGTGCGGGCCTGGTACGTGCCGGCCGCCGCACGCGTGCTCGACGACGTCGTCGCGGTGCGCGCCACGTTCGACGGGCCGTTCGACCTGCGCGACCTCGAGCCGGCCGCCGCGGACCGCCTGGGCCGGGCGGCCGTGACCGCCGCGGGCCTCACGCCGTTCGACACCGACCGCGAGCTCACCGCCCGGCTGCACTCGACCCTCGGGATCGGTGCGACCGGCGACGGGAACAAGGCCGTCGCGCTGCTCGGGCGCATCCAGGCCGGCCAGCAGATCACCACGGTCGACGCGCTCTACAAGGCGATGGTGCTCGAGGAGCCCGACACCTTCGCGACCGCCGACGCCGTCGTCGAGCAGTTCGACAAGCTCACGGGCACGCGCGACCAGATGATCACCGCGCGCCAGCAGGTCAAGGCGCTCGAGCCCATCCGCGCGCACCGCGCCGACATCGAGGCCGCCGTGGAGCGGCTGCGGGTCATCGAGCAGGCCGGCTCGTTCGACGACGGCACCTCGCCCGCCGCGCTGTGGCGCCACGAGCGCCGGCTCGGGCTGCTGCGGGCGGTCGAGCAGGACCTGCAGCGCCGCCACCAGGACGCCCAGCGGCTCGCCACCGAGACGTCGGCACGCGTCGAGGCGTCGCGGTCCGAGCTCGACGGGGTCAAGGAGACGCTCTGGTCGTCGGGCGGCGACCGGCTCGCGACCGCGCAGCGCGAGCTCACGGGCGCGCGGCAGCGCCTCGAGGGGGTCGCGCGCGCCCGGACCCGGCTCGACGATGTCGTGGTGCCCGCGCTCGGAGCCGCTCCGGCCACGCAGGCGGAGCTCGACGCGCTCGTGCAGCGTGCGGGCGACGCGCTCGCGGACGGCGACACCAAAGCCACCGCCCGGAGCGCGTTCGGCGACGCGATGGCCGAGAAGAAGGACGCCCAGGACGAGCTCGCCGGCCTCACCGCCGAGCGTGCGCGGGTCGCACGTCGGCAGGGCAACATCCCCGGCGACCTGCACCAGGCCCGCGCGGCGCTCGCGGAGGCGGCAGGCCTCACGGTCGACGACCTGCCCTTCGTCGCGGAGCTCGTCGAGGTCCGCACCGAGCACGAGCCGTGGCGCGACGCCTTCACCTTGGCGCTCGGCGGCTTCGCGACGCTCCTGCTCCTCGACGTCGCGCACCTGCGGGCCTTCCGCGCGGCGATCGACGCGGTGCCCACCGCGCGCCGGGTCCGGTTCGAGGGCGTCCCGACCGGGCTGGCCACCGACGTCGCGCTCGACCCGCGCACGCTGCCCGGCCGCCTCGACCTGCGCGCCACGCCGTTCACCGGGTGGCTCCGCAGCGAGCTCGCGAGCCGGTTCGCCTACGTGTGCGTCGACACCCCGGGCGAGCTCTCCCAGCACGCCAAGGCGCTGACGCGCGCCGGCCAGGTCTCCGACGGGCGGCAGGGTGCGCACGGCGGGCAGGGCCGCGCCAACGTGCTCGGCTTCACCAACACGCGCCTGCTGACCCACCTCGACCAGCAGATCACGCGCGCGCAGCAGCGCCTCGAGCTCGCCGAGGCGCAGGTCGTGGCCGCGGAGGGGCGCCTCGACCGGCACGAGGTCGAGCGCCGCGCGTTCGAGGCGCTCCGCGAGGTGACCTGGGACCAGGTCGACGTCGCGTCCGTGCAGGCGGAGGTCGACCGGTGGTCGCAGGTCATCGACGACGTCACCTCGGGCAGCCCCGAGGTGACGCGGCTGCAGCAGCGTGCGACCGAGCTCGAGGCGGCGACCCGCGCGCTCACCGAGGAGCTCGGCCGGACCAAGGGCGCCGCGCAGGAGCTCGGTGAGCGCTGGTCGGCGACGACCGATGAGGTCGACGCCGCGCAGCGCGCCCTCGACGAGGCGCGGACCGGCGGCATCACGGTCGCGGCGGACGCGCGCGCGTACCTCGACGCGCTGCTCGGCGGCGAGGACGGCACCGGGACGGCCGCCGCGATGGCGACCCCCGCCGGTGCGCTCGCCGCGTTCGACGCCGTCGTGGCGCGCGCGAGCGACCTCCTGCGCTCGGACCGGCAGGCGGCGCAGCAGGTCCTCGGGACGGCCCGGGACGCGCTGCGGCGCACGTTCGAGACGTTCGTCGAGCGCTGGCCCGACCCCGACCTGGGCACGGACCCCGACGCGTCGTACGCCGACTTCGCGCGCCTGCTCGCCGAGCTCGAGACGCACGGCCTGCACGAGCTCGAGGGGGAGTGGCGCACGAGCCTCCTGCGGCTCTCGGGCAACGACCTGACCGACTTGCACAACGCGCTGAGCCGGTCGGTCCGCGAGATCAAGGAGCGCATCCGCCCGGTCAACGACATCCTCGCCGACCTGCCCTTCGCGGACGAGGAGCACCGCCTGCGCATCGACGCGCGCGACACCCAGTCCACGGTCGTCGCGCGGTTCCGCAGGGAGCTCCGCGACCTGCGCGAGGTGCTGCAGACCGAGGCGACCGACGCCGAGCGGGAGCGCCGGTACGTGCGGATGGCGAAGGTCATCGACCGGATCCGGCGCACCTCGCCCGACTTCGCCGACCTCGTCGACGTGCGCCGCCACGTCCGGCTCAGCGCCGAGAAGGTCGACCTCGAGGGACGGCACGTCGCGCTCTACGACCACATCGGCGAGAAGTCCGGCGGCGAGTCGCAGGAGCTCGTCGCGTTCATCGTGGGAGCCGCGCTGCGCTACCAGCTCGGCGACGCTGGGGCCGACCGGCCCCGCTACGCGCCCGTGTTCCTCGACGAGGCGCTCATCAAGGCCGACGCGCGGTTCACCGGGCGGGCGATCGGCGCGTGGCGCGGGCTCGGCTTCCAGCTCGTGATCGGCGCCCCCAACGACAAGTTCGGCGCGCTGGAGCCGCACGTCGACCTCAAGTACGTGGTGCTCAAGGACGCGACGGGCCGGTCGCGGACCAAGCTCGTCGCGGGCGTGCCCGACGGGACGGGCGCCTGA
- a CDS encoding MFS transporter, whose product MTPLARRVQRTYLALVVGNTLATAFIWGINTLFLLDAGLSNVEAFAANAFFTAGMVLFEVPTGVVADSRGRRASYLLGTVTLAASTALYWALWRVEGPFWAWAVVSVLLGLGFTFFSGAVEAWLVDALRATGYAGALEPVFARGQVAGGVAMLVGSVAGGVVAQVTDLGVPFLLRAGVLLVMLVVAAVFMRDLGFTPAAHARPGEAVRAILTQSLHHGLGNPPVRWLMLAAPFVSGVGVYAFYAMQPFLLELYGDPDAYAVAGLAAAVIAGSQVLGGALATRVRRLVHRRTTILIGGTAAGAGTLALLGLVDGFALALGLLVLWGVAAAAVTPVRQAYLNDLVPSEQRATVLSFDSLVGNVGGVVVQPALGRAADVWGYGTTYLIGAAVNLLALPFLVASRRRRSPADVGGG is encoded by the coding sequence TCGACGCGGGCCTGAGCAACGTCGAGGCGTTCGCGGCCAACGCGTTCTTCACCGCGGGCATGGTGCTGTTCGAGGTCCCGACGGGCGTGGTCGCGGACTCCCGCGGCCGGCGCGCGTCCTACCTGCTGGGGACCGTCACGCTGGCCGCGTCGACCGCCCTGTACTGGGCGCTCTGGCGGGTCGAGGGACCGTTCTGGGCGTGGGCCGTCGTGTCGGTGCTGCTCGGGCTCGGCTTCACGTTCTTCTCGGGCGCCGTCGAGGCGTGGCTCGTCGACGCGCTGCGGGCCACCGGGTACGCGGGCGCGCTCGAGCCGGTGTTCGCGCGCGGGCAGGTCGCGGGCGGCGTCGCGATGCTCGTCGGCTCCGTCGCGGGCGGCGTGGTCGCGCAGGTCACCGACCTCGGCGTGCCGTTCCTGCTGCGGGCCGGCGTCCTGCTCGTCATGCTCGTCGTCGCCGCCGTCTTCATGCGTGACCTCGGCTTCACCCCCGCCGCCCACGCCCGCCCCGGGGAGGCGGTACGGGCGATCCTCACGCAGTCGCTCCACCACGGCCTCGGCAACCCGCCCGTGCGCTGGCTCATGCTCGCGGCGCCGTTCGTCTCGGGCGTGGGCGTGTACGCGTTCTACGCGATGCAGCCGTTCCTGCTCGAGCTCTACGGCGACCCCGACGCGTACGCCGTCGCCGGTCTCGCGGCCGCCGTCATCGCGGGCTCGCAGGTGCTCGGCGGCGCGCTGGCGACCCGCGTGCGCCGCCTCGTGCACCGGCGGACGACGATCCTGATCGGCGGCACGGCGGCAGGTGCCGGCACCCTGGCGCTCCTCGGCCTGGTCGACGGCTTCGCGCTCGCCCTCGGTCTGCTCGTGCTGTGGGGCGTCGCCGCGGCGGCGGTCACGCCCGTGCGCCAGGCGTACCTCAACGACCTCGTCCCGTCCGAGCAGCGGGCGACGGTGCTGTCCTTCGACTCGCTCGTCGGCAACGTCGGCGGCGTCGTGGTGCAGCCCGCGCTCGGGCGTGCGGCCGACGTGTGGGGGTACGGCACGACCTACCTGATCGGGGCGGCGGTCAACCTGCTCGCGCTGCCGTTCCTCGTGGCGTCACGGCGCCGGCGCAGCCCCGCGGACGTGGGCGGCGGCTGA